The Mesorhizobium sp. B1-1-8 genome contains a region encoding:
- a CDS encoding AGE family epimerase/isomerase, which produces MSQRIVSFVMSGGVGSRLWPLSREDNPKQFHDFSGDGSMLAKTLRRLAARPEGATPIFLIASERHAERVHADLAGLDLAGGGPLFEPTGRNTAAAVALASLRTLSEFGDELVLVVPSDHEISTPGQFWQSIEAGVAAASAGRLVVFGIKPTHPETGYGYIEVAADRDGVFDVSRFVEKPSLATARSYLEAGTFYWNTGIFLFRAGAMRDAFAAFEPAIWQATEAAYNAAISDLSGLYMPLELYSAIPSTSIDYAVMERASGIAMVPAGFRWNDLGSWQSLLDVGPSDKDGNVIVGDVVAIDCENSYIRSDGRLLSAIGMKDVAIVSTADATFVAPVSHSQHVKKIVEQLEKSGRLETRFTPAHDRVIESGAWRRRVRHWLFEETLPLWSTSGVDERHGGFHEALGFDAAPLMKPKRMRTQARQIYAFAVAKERGWDGPADRLIAHGIDFIAGRGRTARGGWVRTLNVDGSVADPVEDAYDHSCVLLALAHAHMSGHSDALRLGEETFSFLDAHLEDSRMTGFLETSDGEGERRSNPHMHLLEAFLAWHRATGDRAYLRRAARIIDLFRSYFFDPESWTLGEHFDAGWKPVAGEKATWTEPGHHFEWASLLVDFAARSGQTELSGFARKLYASAIANGLNRATGLAYGAVSRQGLPLDRVSRTWPQAEAVKAAIALDGSGGPDLKPEIEARVGRLFRWHIDPAPLGLWIDRIDERGRSLATDVPASIFYHLVYALTQYLDGTAERG; this is translated from the coding sequence ATGAGCCAGCGCATCGTCAGTTTCGTCATGAGCGGCGGCGTCGGCTCGCGGCTCTGGCCGTTGTCGCGCGAGGACAACCCCAAGCAATTCCATGACTTTTCCGGCGACGGCTCGATGCTGGCCAAGACCTTGCGCCGGCTGGCGGCGCGGCCGGAAGGCGCCACGCCGATCTTCCTGATTGCTTCGGAACGCCATGCCGAGCGCGTCCATGCCGACCTCGCCGGTCTTGATCTCGCTGGTGGCGGCCCGCTGTTCGAGCCGACAGGTCGCAACACCGCGGCCGCAGTTGCGCTCGCCAGTCTGCGCACGCTCTCCGAATTCGGCGACGAGCTTGTGCTGGTGGTGCCGTCCGACCACGAGATTTCGACGCCCGGCCAGTTCTGGCAGAGCATCGAGGCGGGTGTTGCCGCAGCCAGCGCGGGCCGGCTGGTGGTGTTCGGCATCAAGCCGACACACCCCGAGACCGGCTACGGCTATATCGAGGTCGCCGCCGACAGGGACGGCGTCTTCGACGTCTCGCGCTTCGTCGAGAAGCCCAGCCTTGCCACCGCGCGGAGCTATCTCGAAGCCGGTACCTTCTACTGGAATACCGGCATCTTCCTGTTTCGGGCCGGCGCCATGCGCGATGCCTTCGCGGCGTTCGAGCCGGCGATCTGGCAGGCGACGGAAGCCGCCTACAACGCCGCCATCAGCGACCTTTCCGGCCTCTATATGCCGCTGGAACTCTATTCAGCCATTCCCTCGACCTCGATCGACTACGCCGTCATGGAGCGGGCGAGCGGCATCGCCATGGTGCCGGCCGGCTTCCGCTGGAACGATCTCGGTTCCTGGCAGTCGCTGCTAGATGTCGGCCCGTCGGACAAGGACGGCAACGTCATTGTCGGCGACGTCGTCGCCATCGATTGCGAGAACTCCTACATCCGTAGCGACGGCCGCCTGCTGTCGGCTATCGGCATGAAGGACGTCGCCATCGTCTCTACCGCCGACGCCACCTTTGTCGCCCCGGTCAGCCACAGCCAGCATGTCAAGAAGATCGTCGAGCAGCTGGAAAAATCCGGCCGCCTGGAAACGAGATTCACCCCCGCGCATGACCGCGTCATTGAAAGCGGCGCCTGGCGGCGGCGCGTGCGTCACTGGCTGTTTGAGGAGACGCTGCCGCTGTGGTCGACATCGGGCGTCGACGAGCGCCATGGCGGCTTCCACGAGGCGCTTGGCTTCGACGCAGCGCCGCTGATGAAGCCCAAGCGCATGCGCACGCAGGCGCGCCAGATCTATGCCTTCGCGGTCGCCAAGGAGCGCGGCTGGGACGGCCCGGCCGACCGGCTGATCGCCCATGGCATCGATTTCATCGCCGGCAGGGGCCGCACCGCCAGAGGCGGCTGGGTGCGCACGCTCAATGTCGACGGCTCGGTGGCCGACCCTGTCGAGGATGCTTACGATCATTCCTGCGTGCTTCTGGCGCTGGCGCACGCCCATATGTCGGGCCATTCCGACGCCTTGCGGCTCGGCGAAGAGACTTTTTCCTTTCTCGACGCGCATCTCGAGGACAGCCGCATGACCGGCTTCCTCGAAACCTCCGACGGCGAGGGTGAGCGGCGCTCCAACCCGCATATGCATCTGCTCGAAGCCTTCCTTGCCTGGCACCGGGCGACCGGCGATCGCGCCTATCTGCGCCGCGCCGCGCGCATCATCGACCTCTTCCGCAGCTATTTCTTCGATCCGGAAAGCTGGACGCTGGGCGAACATTTCGACGCCGGCTGGAAGCCAGTCGCCGGCGAGAAGGCCACCTGGACCGAGCCCGGCCATCATTTCGAATGGGCTTCGCTGCTCGTCGATTTCGCCGCCCGCAGCGGCCAGACGGAGCTCAGCGGCTTTGCCAGGAAACTCTACGCCTCGGCGATCGCCAACGGCCTCAACCGCGCCACCGGTCTCGCCTATGGCGCCGTCTCGCGCCAAGGCCTGCCGCTCGACCGTGTCTCGCGCACCTGGCCGCAGGCCGAAGCGGTGAAGGCGGCGATCGCGCTCGACGGCTCGGGCGGACCTGATCTCAAGCCGGAGATCGAGGCGCGCGTCGGCCGGCTGTTCCGCTGGCATATCGACCCGGCGCCGCTGGGCCTCTGGATCGACCGCATCGACGAACGCGGCCGCTCACTGGCGACCGACGTGCCGGCCAGTATCTTCTACCACCTGGTCTATGCGCTGACGCAGTATCTGGATGGGACGGCCGAGAGGGGGTGA
- a CDS encoding ABC transporter ATP-binding protein, whose amino-acid sequence MASETILSVNDLRVRFQTLDGTVEAVKGINIKVNAGETVAVVGESGSGKSQTMMAAMSLLSSNGEATGQVDYRGRNLLTMSKSELNQVRGRKISMIFQEPMTSLDPLYTIGNQLIEPIRRHRGLNAAAAREEALKLLRLVHIPDPERRMKSYPHEMSGGQRQRVMIAMALANDPDILIADEPTTALDVTIQAQILMLLAELQRKLGMAIVFITHDLGIVRRFADRVYVMRQGEVVEEGAAEAIFANPQHAYTRMLLAAEPTGTKAPPPANAPVLLEGRNVEVVFKIGGGFLGGEPLMLRAVDKISIRLKRNQTIGIVGESGSGKSTLGRALLRLLPSDGVIRFGDRDISQADRQQMRPLRRELQLVFQDPFGSLSPRMTVGQVITEGLLVHEPSLTGKQRDHRAVEALREVGLDPNARNRYPHEFSGGQRQRIAIARAMILKPKVVVLDEPTSALDRSVQKQIVELLRKLQADHELSYLFISHDLAVVRAMADYIIVMKQGKIVEEGPTEEIFGNPQAAYTQTLMNAAIDVTRFRMSA is encoded by the coding sequence ATGGCCTCCGAAACAATCCTCAGCGTCAACGACCTGCGCGTCCGCTTCCAGACGCTCGACGGCACTGTCGAGGCGGTGAAGGGCATCAACATCAAGGTCAATGCCGGCGAAACGGTCGCCGTGGTCGGCGAGTCCGGCTCCGGCAAGAGCCAGACGATGATGGCGGCGATGAGCCTGCTCTCTTCCAATGGTGAGGCGACCGGCCAGGTCGACTATCGCGGCCGCAATCTTCTGACGATGTCGAAGAGCGAGCTCAACCAGGTGCGCGGCCGCAAGATCAGCATGATCTTCCAGGAGCCGATGACCTCGCTCGATCCGCTTTATACCATCGGCAACCAGCTGATCGAGCCGATCCGCCGGCACCGCGGGCTGAATGCGGCCGCGGCGCGCGAAGAGGCGCTTAAATTGCTCAGGCTGGTGCATATTCCCGATCCCGAGCGGCGCATGAAATCCTATCCACACGAAATGTCGGGCGGCCAGCGCCAGCGCGTCATGATCGCCATGGCGCTGGCCAACGACCCCGACATACTGATCGCCGACGAGCCGACGACGGCGCTCGACGTCACCATCCAGGCGCAGATTCTGATGCTGCTTGCCGAGCTGCAGCGCAAGCTCGGCATGGCCATCGTCTTCATCACCCACGATCTCGGCATCGTCCGGCGCTTCGCCGACCGCGTCTATGTCATGCGCCAGGGTGAGGTGGTGGAGGAGGGCGCGGCCGAGGCGATCTTCGCCAACCCGCAGCATGCCTACACCAGGATGCTGCTCGCGGCCGAACCGACCGGCACCAAGGCGCCGCCGCCGGCCAACGCGCCGGTGCTGCTCGAAGGCAGGAATGTCGAGGTGGTGTTCAAGATCGGCGGCGGTTTTCTCGGCGGCGAGCCGCTGATGCTGCGCGCCGTCGACAAGATCTCGATCCGGCTGAAACGCAACCAGACGATCGGCATCGTCGGCGAATCGGGGTCCGGCAAATCGACGCTCGGCCGCGCGCTGCTGAGGCTGCTCCCCAGCGACGGCGTGATCCGCTTCGGCGACCGCGACATCTCCCAAGCCGACCGCCAGCAGATGCGGCCGCTGCGGCGCGAATTGCAGCTCGTTTTCCAGGATCCGTTCGGTTCGCTGTCGCCGCGCATGACGGTCGGCCAGGTCATCACCGAGGGGCTATTGGTGCATGAGCCTTCACTGACCGGCAAGCAGCGCGACCATCGCGCCGTCGAGGCGCTGCGCGAGGTCGGGCTCGACCCCAACGCCCGCAACCGCTACCCGCACGAATTCTCCGGCGGCCAGCGCCAGCGCATCGCCATTGCCCGCGCCATGATCCTGAAGCCGAAGGTGGTGGTGCTGGACGAGCCGACCTCGGCGCTCGACCGCTCGGTGCAGAAGCAGATCGTCGAGCTGCTGCGCAAGCTGCAGGCCGACCACGAGCTATCCTATCTCTTCATCAGCCACGACCTCGCCGTGGTGCGCGCCATGGCCGACTACATCATCGTCATGAAGCAGGGCAAGATCGTCGAGGAAGGCCCCACCGAGGAGATCTTCGGCAATCCGCAGGCTGCCTATACGCAGACGCTGATGAACGCGGCGATCGATGTGACGCGATTCAGGATGAGTGCATGA
- the betA gene encoding choline dehydrogenase has protein sequence MLEADFVIIGSGSAGSAMAYRLSEDGKHSVIVIEFGGTDLGPLIQMPSALSIPLNMSLYDWGFASEPEPHLGGRVLATPRGKVIGGSSSINGMVYVRGHARDFDHWAEQGAAGWGFADVLPYFKRMEDSNGGEDGWRGHGGPLHVQRGSRRNPLYGAFVEAGRQAGFELTDDYNGAKQEGFGPMEQTIRGGRRWSAASAYLKPALKRKNVILLKGFARRVIIENQRATGVEIEAHKQIQVVKARREVIVAASSINSPKILMLSGIGPAEHLKENGIQVVADRPGVGRNLQDHMELYIQQESTRPITLNSVLNPFSKAMIGAQWLFFKTGLGATNHFEAAAFVRSQAGVDYPDIQYHFIPAAVRYDGKAAAKAHGFQAHVGPMRSKSRGSVTLRSPDPKAKPVIRFNYMSHPDDWSEFRHCIRLTREIFGQQAFDGFRGKEISPGSHVQSDDELDAFIRDHAESAYHPCGTCKMGRADDAMSVVDPECRVIGIDGLRVADSSIFPRVTNGNLNAPSIMTGEKASDHILGRTPLAPSNQEPWINPRWQVADR, from the coding sequence ATGCTTGAAGCGGATTTCGTCATCATCGGTTCCGGCTCCGCCGGCTCGGCCATGGCCTACAGGCTGTCGGAAGACGGCAAGCATTCGGTGATCGTCATCGAGTTCGGCGGCACCGATCTCGGGCCGCTGATCCAGATGCCGTCGGCACTGTCGATCCCGCTCAACATGAGCCTCTACGACTGGGGCTTTGCCAGCGAGCCGGAGCCGCATCTCGGAGGCCGCGTGCTGGCGACGCCGCGCGGCAAGGTGATCGGCGGCTCGTCGTCGATCAACGGCATGGTCTATGTGCGCGGCCATGCGCGCGACTTCGACCATTGGGCCGAACAAGGCGCTGCCGGCTGGGGTTTTGCCGACGTGCTTCCCTATTTCAAGCGCATGGAGGATTCCAATGGCGGCGAAGATGGCTGGCGGGGCCACGGCGGTCCGCTGCATGTGCAGCGCGGCTCGCGCCGGAACCCGCTCTACGGCGCTTTCGTCGAGGCCGGACGCCAGGCCGGCTTCGAGCTGACCGACGACTACAACGGCGCCAAGCAGGAAGGCTTTGGGCCGATGGAGCAGACCATCCGCGGCGGCCGCCGCTGGTCGGCGGCGAGCGCCTATCTGAAGCCGGCTCTCAAACGCAAGAATGTTATCCTGCTCAAGGGTTTCGCGCGCCGGGTAATCATCGAGAATCAACGCGCCACTGGCGTTGAAATCGAAGCTCACAAACAGATTCAAGTGGTTAAGGCGCGACGTGAGGTGATCGTCGCGGCGTCCTCGATCAACTCGCCCAAAATCCTGATGCTGTCTGGCATCGGCCCGGCTGAGCATCTCAAGGAAAACGGCATCCAGGTGGTCGCCGACCGGCCCGGCGTCGGCCGCAACCTGCAGGATCACATGGAACTCTACATCCAGCAGGAATCGACCAGGCCGATCACGCTGAACTCGGTGCTCAACCCCTTCTCCAAGGCAATGATCGGAGCGCAGTGGCTGTTTTTCAAGACCGGCCTCGGCGCGACCAACCATTTCGAGGCGGCCGCCTTCGTGCGCTCGCAGGCCGGCGTCGACTATCCCGACATTCAGTACCACTTCATCCCGGCGGCGGTGCGTTATGACGGCAAAGCGGCGGCGAAAGCGCATGGCTTCCAGGCGCATGTCGGGCCGATGCGCTCGAAGTCGCGCGGCTCGGTGACATTGCGCTCGCCCGATCCGAAGGCCAAGCCGGTGATCCGCTTCAACTATATGTCGCATCCCGACGACTGGAGCGAGTTCCGCCACTGCATCAGGCTGACGCGCGAGATTTTCGGCCAACAGGCCTTCGACGGTTTCCGTGGCAAGGAGATTTCGCCCGGCAGCCATGTGCAGTCCGACGACGAGCTCGACGCCTTCATCCGCGACCACGCCGAAAGCGCCTACCATCCGTGCGGCACCTGCAAGATGGGCCGAGCCGATGACGCCATGAGCGTCGTCGATCCGGAATGCCGGGTCATCGGCATCGATGGCTTGCGCGTCGCCGATTCCTCGATCTTCCCGCGGGTGACCAACGGCAATCTCAACGCGCCCTCGATCATGACCGGCGAGAAGGCCTCCGACCACATTCTCGGCCGGACGCCGCTGGCGCCGTCCAACCAGGAACCGTGGATCAATCCGCGCTGGCAGGTGGCGGACCGATAG
- a CDS encoding helix-turn-helix transcriptional regulator, whose amino-acid sequence MSVHYFTTPKGDEMAVLPRAELDALQDRAVRAREVANYRAGEAPGFTAEEALAFANAVSPLAFWRGRKGKTQAALAAEVGISQNMLSAVENGKRGGDVSLWLRLSRALEVPVDQLVDED is encoded by the coding sequence GTGAGCGTTCACTATTTTACCACCCCCAAGGGCGACGAAATGGCCGTCTTGCCGCGCGCCGAGCTTGACGCGCTGCAGGACCGCGCCGTGCGTGCCCGGGAGGTGGCGAACTATCGTGCCGGCGAGGCCCCAGGATTTACTGCCGAGGAAGCGCTGGCCTTCGCCAATGCGGTATCGCCGCTCGCTTTCTGGCGAGGAAGGAAAGGCAAGACGCAAGCCGCTCTGGCAGCGGAAGTCGGCATCTCACAGAATATGCTTTCGGCAGTTGAGAACGGCAAGCGGGGCGGGGACGTCAGTCTTTGGCTGCGGTTGTCACGAGCGCTTGAGGTGCCGGTCGATCAACTGGTCGACGAAGACTGA
- a CDS encoding type II toxin-antitoxin system RelE family toxin produces the protein MKQVVYLAAALKSLRKHKADAPRIVAKIAVYSETPEAMANNVKKLVGSDEIRLRVGDYRILFTETENEIIVSRIGPRGSIYE, from the coding sequence GTGAAGCAGGTTGTTTACCTGGCAGCCGCACTCAAATCGCTCCGCAAACACAAGGCTGACGCGCCTCGCATCGTCGCCAAGATTGCGGTCTACTCCGAGACTCCGGAAGCCATGGCCAACAACGTCAAGAAGCTGGTCGGTTCGGACGAAATACGACTGCGTGTCGGCGACTACCGCATCCTCTTCACCGAAACGGAAAACGAGATCATCGTAAGCAGGATCGGGCCGCGTGGCTCCATTTACGAATAG
- a CDS encoding phosphomannomutase/phosphoglucomutase codes for MPLRIVGEAQPNSFEFETSALIKASGFREYDARWWFGHSGSAQAPELNLIGVQALGMGLGTLIRRLGVGPDIVTGHDFRSYSLSIKLALVCGLMAAGARVKDIGLALSPMAYFAQFALDTPSVAMVTASHNENGWTGVKMGAARPLTFGPEEMSELKKIVLAGDFDLAGGGAYEFVSGFRETYLDDLTSAKHIARKLKVVCACGNGTAGAFAPQALERIGCEVIRLDVELDHTFPRYNPNPEDMQMLHAISEKVLETGADVGLGFDGDGDRCGVVDNEGNEIFADKVGVMLARDISSLHQGSTFVVDVKSTGLFVTDHVLKTNGARTDYWKTGHSYIKRRVAELGAVAGFEKSGHFFFNPPIGRGYDDGLVTAIAVCQMLDRNPESSMADLYRALPLTYGTPTMSPHCADEVKYGVVERVVGDFQAMHHEGATFAGQKISALITVNGVRVVAEDGTWGLVRASSNKPELVVVVESPVSSERRRQMFEAVDAVLRRSPEVGAYNQTF; via the coding sequence TTGCCCTTGCGCATCGTTGGCGAAGCCCAGCCCAACAGCTTCGAATTCGAGACCTCGGCGCTGATCAAGGCGTCGGGCTTTCGCGAATATGACGCGCGTTGGTGGTTCGGCCATTCGGGCTCGGCGCAGGCGCCGGAGCTCAATCTGATCGGCGTCCAGGCGCTTGGCATGGGGCTGGGCACGCTGATCCGCCGGCTTGGAGTCGGGCCCGACATCGTCACCGGCCACGATTTCCGCTCCTATTCGCTGTCGATCAAGCTGGCGCTGGTCTGCGGTCTGATGGCCGCCGGCGCGCGGGTCAAGGATATCGGGCTCGCCTTGTCGCCGATGGCCTATTTCGCCCAGTTCGCGCTCGACACGCCGTCGGTCGCCATGGTCACCGCCTCGCACAACGAGAATGGCTGGACCGGCGTCAAGATGGGTGCGGCGCGGCCGCTGACCTTCGGCCCTGAGGAGATGAGCGAGCTGAAGAAGATCGTGCTCGCCGGCGATTTCGACCTTGCCGGCGGCGGCGCTTATGAATTCGTCTCCGGCTTTCGCGAGACCTATCTCGACGACCTGACCAGCGCAAAACATATTGCCCGCAAACTCAAGGTGGTCTGCGCTTGCGGCAACGGCACCGCCGGCGCCTTCGCGCCGCAGGCGCTCGAGCGCATCGGCTGCGAGGTGATCCGGCTCGATGTCGAGCTCGACCATACGTTCCCGCGCTACAATCCGAACCCCGAGGACATGCAGATGCTGCATGCCATCAGCGAAAAGGTGCTGGAGACGGGCGCCGATGTCGGGCTGGGTTTCGACGGGGATGGCGACCGCTGCGGCGTCGTCGACAATGAAGGCAACGAGATCTTCGCGGACAAGGTCGGGGTCATGCTGGCGCGGGATATTTCCAGCCTGCATCAGGGCTCGACCTTCGTTGTCGATGTGAAATCGACCGGGCTGTTCGTTACCGATCATGTGCTCAAGACGAACGGCGCCCGCACCGATTATTGGAAGACCGGCCACTCCTACATCAAGCGCCGCGTCGCCGAACTTGGCGCCGTCGCCGGCTTCGAGAAATCCGGCCATTTCTTCTTTAACCCGCCGATCGGTCGCGGCTATGACGACGGGCTGGTCACCGCCATCGCCGTATGCCAGATGCTCGACCGCAACCCGGAGAGTTCGATGGCCGATCTCTATCGCGCCTTGCCGCTGACCTACGGCACGCCGACCATGTCGCCGCACTGCGCGGACGAGGTGAAGTACGGCGTGGTCGAGCGCGTGGTCGGCGATTTCCAGGCCATGCATCACGAAGGTGCGACCTTCGCCGGCCAGAAGATATCGGCGCTGATCACCGTCAATGGCGTGCGCGTCGTCGCCGAGGACGGCACCTGGGGTTTGGTGCGCGCCTCCTCCAACAAGCCGGAGCTTGTCGTGGTGGTGGAAAGCCCGGTATCGTCCGAGCGGCGCCGCCAGATGTTCGAAGCCGTTGATGCCGTGCTGCGCCGCAGTCCGGAAGTCGGCGCGTACAATCAGACTTTTTGA
- a CDS encoding ABC transporter permease encodes MTELAVAVPEPIVGRSLWGNAWARLKRNRAAMFSLYYLALIAVISIFGPWVVPHEYTTIYGDYVRTPPSFSAYPKPDMIQGALTDAIKRMRVDIKEWHQDGSRVIVTVTSTKPVDDRNIRYLDRSDAFDDTRIENKSPDGLEMTMSSAVKQQYFFFGTDNTGRDLLSRTLMAGRISLAIGLLAGVVAGVIGVIYGATAGFSGGRIDEVMMRIVDVLYSLPFIFFVIMLVVFFGRNFVLMFLAVGAVLWLDMARIVRGQALSIRRQEYVQAAEAMGVGQRGILLRHVIPNLLGPVVIYMTLLVPQVIILESFLSFLGLGVQEPMTSWGVLISVGAKNIGTANWLLLYPAFFLVSTLFALNFVGDGLRDALDPKDR; translated from the coding sequence ATGACTGAACTCGCCGTCGCCGTTCCAGAGCCCATCGTCGGCCGTTCGCTCTGGGGTAATGCTTGGGCGCGGTTGAAACGCAACCGCGCCGCCATGTTCAGCCTCTATTACCTGGCGCTGATCGCCGTCATCAGCATCTTCGGCCCCTGGGTCGTGCCGCATGAATACACGACCATCTACGGCGACTATGTGCGCACGCCGCCGAGCTTCTCCGCCTATCCAAAGCCCGACATGATCCAGGGCGCGTTGACCGACGCCATCAAGCGCATGCGCGTCGACATCAAGGAATGGCACCAGGACGGTAGCCGCGTTATCGTCACCGTCACCTCGACCAAGCCGGTCGACGACCGCAACATCCGCTATCTCGATCGTTCCGATGCCTTCGACGACACCAGGATCGAGAACAAGTCGCCCGACGGGCTCGAAATGACGATGAGCTCGGCCGTCAAGCAGCAATATTTCTTCTTCGGTACCGACAACACCGGCCGCGACCTGCTCTCGCGCACGCTGATGGCCGGCCGCATCTCGCTCGCCATCGGCCTGCTCGCGGGTGTCGTCGCCGGCGTCATCGGCGTCATCTACGGCGCCACCGCCGGTTTTTCCGGCGGCAGGATCGACGAAGTGATGATGCGCATTGTCGACGTGCTTTATTCGCTGCCCTTCATTTTCTTCGTCATCATGCTGGTGGTGTTCTTCGGCCGCAACTTCGTGCTGATGTTTTTGGCGGTGGGCGCGGTGCTGTGGCTCGACATGGCCCGCATCGTGCGCGGCCAGGCATTGTCGATCCGCCGCCAGGAATATGTCCAGGCGGCCGAAGCCATGGGCGTCGGCCAGCGCGGCATCCTGCTGCGCCACGTCATCCCCAACCTGCTCGGCCCGGTGGTGATCTATATGACGCTGCTGGTGCCGCAGGTGATCATCCTGGAAAGCTTCCTGTCCTTCCTCGGCCTCGGCGTGCAGGAGCCGATGACCAGCTGGGGCGTGCTGATCTCGGTCGGCGCCAAGAATATCGGCACCGCCAACTGGCTGCTGCTGTACCCCGCCTTTTTCCTCGTCTCGACGCTCTTCGCGCTGAACTTCGTCGGCGACGGCCTGCGCGACGCGCTCGACCCGAAAGATCGATAA
- the betB gene encoding betaine-aldehyde dehydrogenase encodes MRAQPTASHYVNGRYIEDEGGAPLPVIYPATGETIATLHSATPNVLEIAIEAARAAQPAWARLKPVERGRILRRAADILRARNADLARIETLDTGKAIQETLVADAPSAADCLEYFGGAVAAFNGEAVDLGGPFAYTRREALGVCVGIGAWNYPIQIAGWKSAPALAMGNAMVFKPSENTPLSALALAEIYSEAGLPDGLFNVVQGYGDVGASLVDHDVVAKVSVTGSVPTGRKVLSLAGSKMKHATMELGGKSPLIVFDDADLENAIGGAMLGNFYSTGQICSNGTRVFVQSGVHDRFVERLVERTKKIRIGDPLDPDTQMGPLVNKAQQVKVIGYIEAGRQEGATLACGGNVPSLQGFDGGFFVEPTVFTGVTDGMRIAREEIFGPVMSVLKFDGEDEVIDRANDTEFGLAAGVFTRDLPRAHRVIAELQAGTCWINAYNLTPVEIPFGGVKQSGIGRENSLAALALYSQLKSVYVETGDVASPY; translated from the coding sequence ATGCGCGCCCAGCCGACGGCATCGCACTATGTCAACGGCCGCTACATCGAGGATGAAGGTGGCGCGCCACTGCCGGTGATCTATCCGGCGACGGGCGAAACGATCGCCACGCTGCATTCGGCGACGCCTAACGTGCTGGAAATCGCCATCGAGGCGGCGCGCGCCGCGCAGCCGGCCTGGGCGCGGCTGAAGCCGGTGGAGCGCGGCCGCATCCTGCGCCGCGCCGCCGACATTTTGCGCGCCCGCAACGCCGACCTTGCGCGCATCGAGACGCTTGATACCGGCAAGGCGATCCAGGAAACGCTGGTGGCGGACGCGCCCTCGGCGGCGGATTGCCTCGAATATTTCGGCGGCGCGGTCGCCGCCTTCAACGGCGAGGCCGTCGATCTCGGCGGGCCTTTCGCCTACACGCGGCGCGAAGCGCTCGGTGTCTGCGTCGGCATCGGCGCCTGGAACTATCCGATCCAGATCGCCGGCTGGAAGTCGGCGCCGGCGCTCGCCATGGGCAACGCCATGGTGTTCAAACCGTCGGAGAACACGCCGCTTTCGGCGCTGGCGCTGGCAGAGATCTACTCGGAGGCAGGCCTGCCCGACGGGCTGTTCAACGTCGTCCAGGGCTATGGCGATGTCGGCGCCAGCCTTGTCGACCACGATGTCGTGGCAAAAGTTTCGGTGACCGGCTCGGTGCCGACCGGCCGCAAGGTGCTGTCATTAGCCGGCTCGAAGATGAAGCACGCCACCATGGAGTTGGGCGGCAAGTCGCCGCTGATCGTCTTCGACGACGCCGATCTCGAAAACGCCATCGGCGGCGCCATGCTCGGCAATTTCTACTCCACCGGCCAGATCTGCTCCAACGGCACCCGCGTCTTCGTGCAGAGCGGCGTTCACGACCGTTTCGTCGAACGGCTGGTCGAGCGGACGAAGAAGATCCGCATCGGCGACCCGCTCGATCCGGACACGCAGATGGGGCCGCTGGTCAACAAGGCGCAGCAGGTGAAGGTGATCGGCTATATCGAGGCAGGCAGGCAGGAAGGGGCGACGCTCGCCTGCGGCGGCAACGTGCCCTCCTTGCAAGGTTTCGACGGCGGTTTCTTCGTCGAGCCGACGGTGTTCACCGGCGTGACCGATGGGATGCGCATTGCCCGCGAGGAGATTTTCGGGCCGGTGATGAGCGTGCTCAAATTCGATGGCGAGGACGAGGTGATCGACCGCGCCAACGACACCGAATTCGGCCTGGCGGCGGGCGTATTCACGCGCGACCTGCCGCGCGCCCACCGCGTCATCGCCGAGTTGCAGGCCGGCACCTGCTGGATCAATGCCTACAATCTGACGCCGGTGGAAATCCCCTTCGGCGGCGTCAAGCAATCGGGCATCGGCCGCGAGAATTCGCTTGCGGCGCTGGCGCTCTACTCGCAGCTGAAATCGGTCTATGTCGAGACGGGGGACGTGGCGAGCCCGTACTGA